One Halalkalicoccus sp. NIPERK01 DNA window includes the following coding sequences:
- a CDS encoding HTH domain-containing protein, giving the protein MTTNDARVTLRFRTLGPGGINPVQSRVIDRLQTLGETESVAELDIDVWGPSMGGWSPADRDPTGTRETVAEFEQWANDHGCTLRPALDRRGAGSGSDDGGTRGGDVVLPLLCLAIYDGETLRAVYPHVDGEEVHTIHDGIEVLESLAARDESDREAVASLS; this is encoded by the coding sequence ATGACGACGAACGACGCCCGTGTGACCCTGCGGTTTCGCACGTTGGGACCCGGCGGGATCAACCCGGTCCAGTCGAGGGTCATCGATCGCCTCCAGACGCTCGGCGAGACCGAATCGGTCGCCGAACTCGATATCGACGTCTGGGGGCCCTCGATGGGGGGCTGGTCGCCGGCCGATCGGGATCCGACCGGAACGCGCGAAACGGTCGCCGAGTTCGAGCAATGGGCGAACGACCACGGCTGTACGCTCCGTCCGGCCCTCGATCGACGTGGTGCGGGGTCGGGAAGCGACGACGGGGGGACACGGGGTGGGGACGTCGTTTTGCCGTTGCTCTGTCTCGCCATCTACGACGGCGAGACCCTCCGAGCGGTCTATCCTCACGTGGACGGTGAGGAGGTGCATACGATCCACGACGGGATCGAGGTGCTCGAATCGCTGGCCGCTCGAGATGAGTCAGACCGGGAAGCGGTGGCTTCCCTTTCGTGA
- a CDS encoding DUF5830 family protein, with translation MSDPVEVGCELLEKCEEESLSLSEAVDRIETVTTDPHLTREILDTAEKRGIIAREDGLIRPQSGAFVRFESEVVTKEGDFTCRRCGAGLSTGHFIRFESGELGPFGSSCIRKVTGRE, from the coding sequence ATGAGCGACCCGGTCGAGGTGGGCTGTGAACTCCTCGAGAAGTGCGAGGAGGAGTCCCTCTCGCTCTCGGAGGCGGTCGACCGGATCGAGACGGTCACGACCGACCCGCACCTCACCCGCGAGATTCTCGACACCGCCGAAAAGCGCGGGATCATCGCCCGCGAGGACGGCCTGATCCGCCCGCAGAGCGGTGCGTTCGTCCGTTTCGAGAGCGAGGTCGTCACGAAGGAGGGGGATTTCACCTGTCGGCGCTGCGGGGCCGGCCTCTCGACGGGCCACTTCATCCGGTTCGAGTCGGGCGAACTCGGGCCCTTCGGCTCGTCGTGTATCCGGAAGGTCACCGGTCGGGAGTGA
- a CDS encoding TrmB family transcriptional regulator: MNYHHQRARVEIPDALDSAGVKLVYLSLRIEGEATIDELQAALGLKRITLYPLLKTLTTTDLVERSGVTYRCREPASHEDDR; this comes from the coding sequence ATGAACTATCACCATCAGCGAGCGAGGGTCGAGATCCCCGACGCGCTCGACTCCGCCGGTGTGAAACTCGTCTACCTCTCGCTCCGGATCGAGGGGGAAGCGACGATCGACGAACTCCAGGCGGCCCTCGGACTGAAGAGAATCACGCTCTACCCCCTGTTGAAGACGCTTACGACGACCGATCTCGTCGAACGGTCGGGGGTCACGTACCGCTGTCGAGAGCCGGCCAGTCACGAGGACGACCGATGA
- a CDS encoding aspartate aminotransferase family protein has product MAGPPIEELHFDDAPDVGEVPGPESRRLVERQREIDSSAVAYPNDMPLAFEEGRGATLRDADGNTFIDLFAGIGVLNVGHANPYVMEAVHEQADKLVHTVDFPTEARLELIETLDEIAPGELAGDNRVIFGGPTGSDAIEAAIKLAKYNTGGTGLIAFRGAYHGPTSGPMSLTSNKKFKGHYTPLLPDVVHAPYPYPLRQGKSEDDAVKDALEEVRAIVEDPYGGLANPAGIFAEPIQGEGGVVVPPEGFLEGLREIADDNALPLVFDEIQSGLGRSGEWFACEHYDVTPDAMTMAKALGGAGFPLSATMYREELDTWGPGDHAGTYRGHVVAMRAGTRAIEYIQAHDLLAHARELGDYLRGRLREAGEDNELLAEVRGKGLFIGAEFASADGEPADDAVDAIQQYCYEHGVLVWTAGRHGSVLRLLPPLVLTRDLAETAMDVVCEAIEHATPAQSA; this is encoded by the coding sequence ATGGCAGGACCACCGATCGAGGAGCTCCACTTCGACGACGCGCCCGACGTCGGGGAGGTGCCGGGCCCCGAGTCGCGGCGGCTGGTCGAGAGACAGCGCGAGATCGACAGCAGCGCCGTCGCCTACCCCAACGACATGCCGCTGGCCTTCGAGGAGGGACGCGGGGCGACGCTGCGGGACGCCGACGGCAACACCTTCATCGATCTCTTTGCAGGTATCGGCGTGCTCAACGTCGGCCACGCGAACCCATACGTGATGGAGGCGGTCCACGAGCAGGCCGACAAGCTCGTTCATACGGTGGACTTCCCCACCGAAGCGCGCCTCGAACTCATCGAGACGCTCGACGAGATCGCGCCGGGCGAACTCGCGGGCGACAACCGGGTGATCTTCGGCGGGCCGACCGGCAGCGACGCGATCGAGGCCGCGATCAAGCTCGCGAAGTACAACACGGGCGGTACCGGCCTGATCGCCTTCCGGGGGGCGTACCACGGCCCGACCAGCGGCCCGATGAGCCTCACCTCGAACAAGAAGTTCAAGGGCCACTACACGCCGCTGCTGCCCGACGTCGTCCACGCGCCGTATCCCTACCCGCTTCGGCAGGGCAAAAGCGAGGACGACGCCGTGAAGGACGCCTTGGAGGAGGTGCGCGCGATCGTCGAGGACCCCTACGGCGGGCTCGCGAACCCCGCGGGGATCTTCGCCGAGCCGATCCAGGGCGAGGGCGGGGTCGTCGTCCCGCCGGAGGGCTTCCTCGAGGGGCTCCGGGAGATCGCCGACGACAACGCCCTTCCCCTGGTGTTCGACGAGATTCAATCAGGATTGGGGCGTTCGGGCGAGTGGTTCGCCTGCGAGCACTACGACGTCACGCCCGATGCGATGACGATGGCGAAGGCCCTCGGCGGCGCGGGCTTCCCCCTCTCGGCGACGATGTACCGCGAGGAACTCGACACGTGGGGTCCCGGCGACCACGCCGGTACCTATCGGGGCCACGTCGTCGCGATGCGCGCGGGCACGAGGGCCATCGAGTACATCCAGGCCCACGACCTGCTGGCCCACGCTCGCGAACTGGGCGACTATCTCCGCGGGCGACTCCGTGAGGCCGGCGAGGACAACGAACTGTTGGCAGAGGTCCGCGGAAAGGGCCTGTTCATCGGCGCGGAGTTCGCGAGCGCGGACGGCGAGCCCGCCGACGACGCCGTCGACGCGATCCAGCAGTACTGCTACGAACACGGCGTGCTCGTCTGGACCGCGGGCCGACACGGCAGCGTTCTCAGGCTGCTACCGCCGCTCGTGCTCACCCGCGACCTCGCGGAAACCGCGATGGACGTGGTCTGTGAGGCGATCGAACACGCGACCCCCGCGCAGTCGGCCTGA
- the ilvA gene encoding threonine ammonia-lyase, with the protein MTSAPPVSVGDVEAARERLGEVVHRTPLDRSTTFAGMSGARSVGLKLENVQRTGSFKIRGAYNCMAQLSEEQRERGVIAASAGNHAQGVALAGQLLGVETTIVVPEITPAAKIAATRGYGAEVVVEGAIYERSYEHALDLAESEGLEFVHPFDDERVIAGQGTVGLELLEQYPELDTVLVAIGGGGLIGGIATALKAEDPEIRVIGVQPEGAAHAGRSLAKGEIHERESVDTVADGIADTRLLETTFETMRGRVDGVVTVSDGEIAAAVALLAERAKAVVEPAGAAPLAALLSAADAEDEHVGVVISGGNVDLTDHADLVRQGLIELGRYTTVYLALSDLSRISAITDRLDEHGAGLADVRRGRRRWGGDPNRRPLELDIEGTGPDHLEEAIEAVGRIEGVSVTGRGRRTDASDDGTES; encoded by the coding sequence ATGACGAGCGCTCCCCCGGTGTCGGTCGGGGACGTCGAGGCGGCCCGCGAGCGCCTCGGGGAGGTAGTGCATCGAACGCCGCTGGACCGATCGACGACGTTCGCGGGGATGAGCGGGGCGCGCTCGGTCGGACTCAAACTCGAGAACGTCCAGCGGACGGGTTCGTTCAAGATCCGTGGAGCGTACAACTGCATGGCCCAGCTATCCGAGGAACAGCGCGAACGGGGCGTGATCGCGGCGAGCGCGGGCAACCACGCCCAGGGGGTGGCGCTCGCCGGGCAGTTGCTGGGGGTCGAGACGACGATCGTCGTCCCCGAGATCACGCCCGCGGCGAAGATCGCGGCCACGCGGGGCTACGGCGCGGAGGTGGTCGTCGAGGGCGCGATCTACGAGCGCTCGTACGAACACGCGCTCGATCTGGCCGAGAGCGAGGGACTGGAGTTCGTCCACCCGTTCGACGACGAGCGGGTCATCGCCGGGCAGGGGACGGTCGGACTCGAACTGCTCGAACAGTACCCCGAACTCGATACCGTTCTGGTGGCGATCGGCGGGGGCGGGCTGATCGGCGGGATCGCGACCGCGCTGAAGGCCGAGGACCCCGAGATCAGGGTGATCGGCGTCCAGCCCGAGGGCGCGGCCCACGCGGGGCGCTCGCTCGCGAAGGGCGAGATCCACGAGCGCGAGTCGGTCGACACCGTCGCCGACGGGATCGCCGATACCCGACTCCTCGAAACGACGTTCGAGACGATGCGCGGGCGGGTCGACGGTGTGGTGACGGTCTCGGACGGGGAGATCGCGGCCGCGGTGGCGCTGCTGGCCGAACGGGCGAAGGCGGTCGTCGAACCGGCGGGGGCCGCACCGCTGGCCGCCCTGCTGTCGGCGGCCGACGCCGAGGACGAACACGTCGGGGTCGTGATCTCGGGGGGGAACGTCGACCTCACCGATCACGCCGACCTCGTCCGACAGGGGCTGATCGAACTCGGCCGCTACACGACCGTGTATCTGGCGCTCTCGGACCTCTCGCGGATCTCGGCGATCACGGACCGACTCGACGAACACGGGGCGGGCCTTGCCGACGTCCGCAGGGGTCGCCGCCGTTGGGGAGGCGACCCGAACCGCCGCCCGCTCGAACTCGATATCGAGGGGACCGGCCCCGACCACCTCGAGGAGGCGATCGAGGCGGTCGGGCGTATCGAGGGCGTCTCGGTGACCGGACGCGGCCGCCGTACCGACGCGAGCGACGACGGGACGGAATCGTAG
- a CDS encoding HVO_2523 family zinc finger protein: MAETAGRPCPLCGASMYRRHCKYVCPNHGVVYDCSDTFY, translated from the coding sequence ATGGCCGAGACCGCCGGCCGTCCCTGTCCGCTCTGCGGAGCGTCGATGTACCGCCGCCACTGCAAGTACGTCTGTCCGAACCACGGCGTCGTCTACGACTGCTCCGATACATTCTACTGA